A region of the Chiloscyllium plagiosum isolate BGI_BamShark_2017 unplaced genomic scaffold, ASM401019v2 scaf_29008, whole genome shotgun sequence genome:
CCCTGGGCCACCCAAGAAGATGCCCGGGGCAAGGCGCTCTTTGTCGGACCGGGTCAAGTCCCCGGGCACAGTGCGGCGTCTGTCCATCAAGATGAAGAAGCTACCGGAGCTGAGACGCAAACTGAGCCTAAGGGGTTCTCCACGGGGCGGCCGCCAGGCTGGAGACACAGGGAggcctccatcccctccctcatCCCCAGCCTCAAGTATCTCACCATCTGTCTCCAACGTGCTGTGCCGCTACCACCTGGACAGCAGCGTCTCGGCCCGAGGGAGCCTGTGGCCCCGAGCCAAGCTGACACGGAGAGCCAGCACCAAGACCCTGGGCCGGCCTGGTTACCTGAGCGACGGTGACTCCCCTGAGCTGCAGGCTAGGCCTCGGCCTCAGGCCGGGAGTGAGGCCCAAGGTCCCGGGCCACCAGGTACGGACAGCCCAAGGCTGGACCCAGCCGCCTTCCGGCCATAcgatgggggagggggtgggggtgaacaGCAGCGAGGCCTACGGCACCtctctggcctcatcaatgtgCGGCTGTATGGGGT
Encoded here:
- the LOC122544885 gene encoding rho GTPase-activating protein SYDE2-like yields the protein AAEERPEIGWGRSPPSPLTTSPGPPKKMPGARRSLSDRVKSPGTVRRLSIKMKKLPELRRKLSLRGSPRGGRQAGDTGRPPSPPSSPASSISPSVSNVLCRYHLDSSVSARGSLWPRAKLTRRASTKTLGRPGYLSDGDSPELQARPRPQAGSEAQGPGPPGTDSPRLDPAAFRPYDGGGGGGEQQRGLRHLSGLINVRLYGVELPRAGPADICCAIQVDSVSKARTAALSCRRGPFLGLDHTFNLELERSRLLTLLLFSWDPASARNRLCCQGTAALPPLFT